Within Quadrisphaera setariae, the genomic segment GTACGTCGGCTCCACGAGCAGCACCCGGCCGTGGCGGCTGCGCACGAGCACCCCGGCCGCGGTGACGGGGCGGGAGGCGGTCGCGAGCCACGGCGGGAGGTCCACGCGGGTCATCCTGGTGTGCGACGGTCCCGCCACCGGCGGCCGACCTGTGATCATCGAGAGGTGGCAGACCTCACGAGCGCTGACGGCGCCCGGTCGTACGGGGCGGGCCTGCTCGTCGGCGACCTCGTGCAGCTGCGCCCGCTCGTCGAGGACGACCTGGGGCTGCTCGACGCCTGGTGGCACGACGTCGCCCACGCTCCGCTGCAGCGCGGCGTCGTCGTCCCGCGGTCACCCGGCTCCGCCAGCGCGCAGTTCCGCAGCTGGAGCACCAACGACGGCAAGACCGCCGACGTCGGCTTCAGCGTGGTCGAGCGCAGCACCGGCGACCTCGCGGGGCACGTGACGCTGTGGGGGGCCAGCTGGTGGGACCGCTCCGCGAAGCTGGCGATCATCCTCGGCCCCGACCACCAGGGCCGCGGGCTCGGCCCCGACGCGCTGGAGGTGCTGCTGCGCTACGCCTTCGACGAGCTGGGCCTGCACCGCGTCTCGCTGGAGGTGTGGGCCTTCAGCGACCGCGCGATCGCCGCCTACCGCCGCGCCGGCTTCATCGAGGAGGGACGCCTGCGCGAGGTCGCCTTCCACGCCGGCACCTGGCACGACCACGTCCTCATGGCGGTGCTGGAGCACGAGTGGCGGGGCCGGCGCTGACCCGTCAGCACCCCCGGGGGTGCTGACGGGTCGCACCTGTGGTGAGGTGCCTGCCACGCACCGGGGCGTTCCGGTGGGTGGAGTGCCCGAGGAGAGCGGCATGACCCTGCGCATCGACCACGACGTCCGCGGCGGCGTCGACGTGCTCACCGTCCACGGCGACGTCGACCTGTACTCAGCGCCCGCGCTGCGCCAGCGCCTGGTGGACCTCGTCGGGGAGCAGCGCCACGACGTCGTGGTGGACCTCTCGGACGTCCCCTTCATCGACTCGCTCGGCCTGGGCGTGCTGGTGGGTGGGCTGAAGCGAGCGCGGGGCCACGGCGGTGACCTCCGCCTGGCCGGCCCCAACGAACTCACCACGCGAGTGCTGCGGGCGACGGGGCTGACGAGCGCCTTCCACATCCACCCCGACGTCGACACGGCGCTGGAGCACCCGCTCGCCGGCTGACGGGCCCTCACCAGGGCGGAAACCCCGTTGCCGGGCGGTGCCGACCACGGCGACAGTGCCGCGGTGGGCGAGCACGACGACGGCACACCGGTCTGGCGCGGCACCTTCACCAGCAACGAGGCGAACGCCCTGCACGCAGAGGCGTTCCAGACGCGCTTGCTCACCTCCCAGGAGTGGGACTGGTGGGCGCTGGTCCACCGGCACAGCCTCGGGTGGGTGACCGCTCGACGCGGTGGCGCGCTGACCGGCTTCGTCAACGTGGTGTGGGACGGCGCGGTCCACGCCTGGCTGCAGGACGTGATGGTCGCCGACAGCGCCCGACACCTCGGCCTCGGCACCCTGCTCGTCGCGCGAGCGGCGCAGGGCGCCCGCGAAGCGGGGTGCGAGTGGCTGCACGTCGACTTCTCGCCGGGGCTGCGCCCCTTCTACGTCGACGCGTGCGGGTTCGCGCCCACCGAGAGCGGCCTCCTGCGCCTGTGAGGCTCTCCGCTCCCAGCGCCGGTCAGTCGCAGACGAAGCAGAAGACGTTGCCCTCGGGGTCCCGGACCACCTGGTAGGCGCCGGCGTCGTCACGGACTGGTGCGCCCACCCGCTGGCCGCCCAGCTCCTCGGCGCGAGCGGTCGCCACCTGCAGGGCGTCATCGTCGTCGTCGACCTCCACGTCGAGGTGGAGGCGGTTCTTGCCGGTGACGGGCTCCGGCACGGGCTGGAAGGACAGCTTCGGGAAGCCGGGCGGCTGCACGTGAGACCAGCCCCGCGCGCGGTCCACGGGGTCCCCGCCGAGCAGCGCGGCGTAGAAGCGGACGAGTCGCTGGGGGTCGACGGCGTCGATGACGACCTGGTCCAGGCGGTAGCGCATCCCCGCAGACCACGAGCCCCGCCACCTGCGGAGATGACCCTCTCTTGACCCTTCTTGACCATCACCAGACCCGATGTTCACGGACCGTGCACCAGGTGGTGGGGCTGAGGACCCTGGACCGGAGCACTGTCCGGCGCATGGGAGCACTCACGGGTGACCGCCACCAGCACACCGGGCCGCGCACCGTCGACGAGTACGTCGAGTGGAACGCCCGACAGCTCGCCAAGACCCCCGTCTCGCGCCGCGGCGCCATCAAGGCGTTCCTCGGCGTCTCCGGGGGGCTCGTCGCCGCGCAGTACGCGCTCGCCGACGCGGCCATGGCCGCCGGAGGCGGCACCCAGGGGAAGGTCGGGGTGGCCGTCGCGGGCCGGCACCTGTCCTTCGTCATGGACGCCGGCGGCACGCCCGCCACCGCCATGGCGCTCACCGCGCAGCTCGTCACGCAGGACGGCACGCTGCCGAAGGGGTTGAAGGCGTGGGTCGACCTGGGCAGCGAGCACGGCGGGTACGGCTCACGCGTGACGGCCGACGTCGTCCACCTGCTCGGCCAGTACGCCATCGCCGGGGGACCGGTGGCCAGCCAGTACTACGTCAAGGCCCGGCTCACGGGGCTGCGGCCCGACACCGTCTACCACTACCGGATCCAGCTGTCCGACGGGACGACGACGGGCGACGCCCACTTCTCCACCGCGCCCGCCACCGCCCTGGACGGCAGCCGCGGCACGGGCCACGGGCACCACGGGGAAGGGCCCGCAGCGGAGCCGTTCGCCTTCACCGCCTTCGCCGACGTCGGTACCGACACCTCACCGACCGACCCGAAGTGGGCCTGGGGCCAGGACCCCGACTCCGTCAAGGCCGCCGGCGGCACCTGGCCGAAGGGCGTCTTCGACAACCAGTACTACAAGGACGACGACCCGGTGGCCGGCGCCACCGGCACCGACCGCAAGCCGGCGACGTCGATGACCAACCTCATGAGCACGCAGGAGCCGCGCTTCACGCTGCTCGCCGGCGACATCTGCTACGCCGACCCCAGCGGCTCCGGCCTGCCCGCCGACAACACCCAGGCGCTGAGCAACAAGGCGCCCGTCGGCAAGAACGAGTTCAACCCGTACGTGTGGGACGTCTTCTTCACCCAGATCGAGGCGCAGGCCGCGTTCACCCCGTGGATGTTCGCCACCGGCAACCACGACATGGAGCCGCTGTACGGCAACACCGAGTTCCTCGGCGGCAGCCCGAACCACGGCTACGCCAGCCACGCGGCCCGGCTCGACCTGCCGCGCAGCGGCCCGTCGTCGTGCCCGTCGGTGTACCGCTTCACGTACGGCAACGTGGGCGTGGTCTCGGTGGACGCCAACGACCTCAGCCACGAGATCCAGACCAACCTCGGCTACTCCGGGGGCGCGCAGAAGCGGTGGCTCGAGGAGACGCTGCGCACATGGCGCACGGACCCGCAGGTGGCGCCGCACGTCGACTTCGTCGTCCTGTTCCTCCACCACTGCGCCTTCTCGACCGCGAACAACCACGCCTCCGACGGCGGTGTGCGCGCGGTGCTGGAGCCGCTGTGCTCGACGTACCAGGTCGACGTGGTCATCCAGGGGCACAACCACCTCATGGAGCGCACCGACCCGATCCGCAACGGGAAGAAGACCAAGGACGCGCCCGACGGCGCCACCATCTGCCCGGCCACCGACGGCACGACGTACCTCTGCATCGGTTCCGGTGGTCGCCCGCGCTACCCGTTCCGGCCGGCACCGTCGAAGGACGCCCCGGCCCCGGACGGCGTGACGGTGGAGGGCGTGCAGGCGCTGCCCGAGGGGCAGCGGTACCGCGGGTACGCGGGCAACGACGAGGAGAACGGCACCACGCAGGTGGTCAACAGCTACGTCTGGACCGACGCCGGAACCGCCGTCGGCAAGGACGGCTACCCGCAGGGCACCAAGGTGCCAGAGGTCGCCGACTGGTCGCAGGTCCGCTACGACGACTACGCGTTCATCGCGGTGGACGTCGCCCCGGCCCGCCGCGGCGCGCGGACGACGTTCACCATCCGCACCCTCGCCGACGCGCTGCCCGGCTCGGGGAAGCGCGTCACCGAGATCGACAGGGTCACCTTCGAGCGGACCGCGGGTGCTGGGCTCGTCGGGCCCGGACTGGTGGTCCCCGGGCACTGACCACCCGGCGCTGTCACACGGCGTCACCCGGCTCGTACCCGATGAGCCAGGTGACGCCGTGGGCGTCCCGGACCTGCCCGTCGGTCGCGCCCCAGGGGCGCTGCTGCAGCGGGTCGAGCACGGTGCCGCCCTCCGAGAGGGCGTCGAACCAGCGGTGGAGCTCGTCCGGCGCTGCCGCGCCCAGCAGGGACATGAGCAGGCCCTCGGCCTGGAACGGCACGTCCGAACCGCTGGTGTCCGCGGCGAACAGCGACACGGGACCGCTCAGGACGCCGTGCGCGATGCGGTCCGCGGGACCGT encodes:
- a CDS encoding GNAT family N-acetyltransferase, with product MADLTSADGARSYGAGLLVGDLVQLRPLVEDDLGLLDAWWHDVAHAPLQRGVVVPRSPGSASAQFRSWSTNDGKTADVGFSVVERSTGDLAGHVTLWGASWWDRSAKLAIILGPDHQGRGLGPDALEVLLRYAFDELGLHRVSLEVWAFSDRAIAAYRRAGFIEEGRLREVAFHAGTWHDHVLMAVLEHEWRGRR
- a CDS encoding STAS domain-containing protein, yielding MTLRIDHDVRGGVDVLTVHGDVDLYSAPALRQRLVDLVGEQRHDVVVDLSDVPFIDSLGLGVLVGGLKRARGHGGDLRLAGPNELTTRVLRATGLTSAFHIHPDVDTALEHPLAG
- a CDS encoding GNAT family N-acetyltransferase, with amino-acid sequence MGEHDDGTPVWRGTFTSNEANALHAEAFQTRLLTSQEWDWWALVHRHSLGWVTARRGGALTGFVNVVWDGAVHAWLQDVMVADSARHLGLGTLLVARAAQGAREAGCEWLHVDFSPGLRPFYVDACGFAPTESGLLRL
- a CDS encoding VOC family protein, which gives rise to MRYRLDQVVIDAVDPQRLVRFYAALLGGDPVDRARGWSHVQPPGFPKLSFQPVPEPVTGKNRLHLDVEVDDDDDALQVATARAEELGGQRVGAPVRDDAGAYQVVRDPEGNVFCFVCD
- a CDS encoding purple acid phosphatase family protein, which encodes MGALTGDRHQHTGPRTVDEYVEWNARQLAKTPVSRRGAIKAFLGVSGGLVAAQYALADAAMAAGGGTQGKVGVAVAGRHLSFVMDAGGTPATAMALTAQLVTQDGTLPKGLKAWVDLGSEHGGYGSRVTADVVHLLGQYAIAGGPVASQYYVKARLTGLRPDTVYHYRIQLSDGTTTGDAHFSTAPATALDGSRGTGHGHHGEGPAAEPFAFTAFADVGTDTSPTDPKWAWGQDPDSVKAAGGTWPKGVFDNQYYKDDDPVAGATGTDRKPATSMTNLMSTQEPRFTLLAGDICYADPSGSGLPADNTQALSNKAPVGKNEFNPYVWDVFFTQIEAQAAFTPWMFATGNHDMEPLYGNTEFLGGSPNHGYASHAARLDLPRSGPSSCPSVYRFTYGNVGVVSVDANDLSHEIQTNLGYSGGAQKRWLEETLRTWRTDPQVAPHVDFVVLFLHHCAFSTANNHASDGGVRAVLEPLCSTYQVDVVIQGHNHLMERTDPIRNGKKTKDAPDGATICPATDGTTYLCIGSGGRPRYPFRPAPSKDAPAPDGVTVEGVQALPEGQRYRGYAGNDEENGTTQVVNSYVWTDAGTAVGKDGYPQGTKVPEVADWSQVRYDDYAFIAVDVAPARRGARTTFTIRTLADALPGSGKRVTEIDRVTFERTAGAGLVGPGLVVPGH
- a CDS encoding VOC family protein, which produces MSSTAPVPYLLLPGTARAALTRYREVFGGELALHTYADFSRTDGPADRIAHGVLSGPVSLFAADTSGSDVPFQAEGLLMSLLGAAAPDELHRWFDALSEGGTVLDPLQQRPWGATDGQVRDAHGVTWLIGYEPGDAV